A genomic segment from Nicotiana tabacum cultivar K326 chromosome 7, ASM71507v2, whole genome shotgun sequence encodes:
- the LOC107815917 gene encoding acireductone dioxygenase 1, producing the protein MAIEAWFMDENSEDQRLPHHKNPPEFVSVEHLAEIGVLYWKLNPKEYENDEELKKIRESRGYSYMDLLDLCPEKVENYEQKLKNFYTEHIHADEEIRYCLEGSGYFEVRDKEDRWIRIWIKAGDLIILPAGIYHRFTLDTGNYVKLMRLFVGEPVWTAHNRPQEDHPARREYIKSVTERVGVPLAAH; encoded by the exons ATGGCAATCGAG GCATGGTTCATGGATGAAAATTCAGAAGATCAGAGGTTACCTCACCACAAGAATCCACCGGAGTTTGTGTCTGTGGAACACTTGGCAGAAATTGGAGTATTGTACTGGAAATTGAATCCTAAGGAGTACGAGAacgatgaagaattgaagaaaattcGTGAGAGTAGAGGATACAGTTACATG GATTTGCTGGATTTGTGCCCTGAGAAGGTGGAGAACTATGAGCAGAAGTTGAAGAATTTCTACACAGAGCACATACATGCAGATGAGGAGATACGCTACTGTCTGGAAGGGAGTGGATATTTCGAGGTGAGGGACAAGGAAGATCGCTGGATTCGCATCTGGATCAAGGCTGGTGATCTGATCATCCTACCTGCTGGGATTTACCACAGGTTCACTCTCGACACGGGGAACTATGTCAAG TTGATGAGGTTGTTCGTGGGAGAGCCGGTGTGGACAGCTCACAATCGACCACAAGAAGATCATCCAGCAAGGAGGGAGTATATCAAGAGTGTTACTGAAAGAGTAGGAGTGCCTCTTGCAGCACACTGA